In Fortiea contorta PCC 7126, one genomic interval encodes:
- a CDS encoding alpha-amylase, translating to MAELNGAMMQYFHWYVPNDGSLWSKVDSAAKELADAGFTALWLPPAYKGFAGAYDVGYGVYDLFDLGEFDQKSSIRTKYGTRQQYLDAIKTLKARGIQVYGDAVLNHKMGGDRVETPKATPYAQSDRLNPKGWLQEIKSYTHYHFPGRQGKYSNFEWHWWHFDAVDYNEYNSGDGSTVYLLEGKSFDDYVALENGNFAYLMGCDLDFQNEWVRGEITYWGKWYLDTTNVDGFRIDAIKHISAWFFPQWLDDLENYAGKDLFAVGEYWYNDVNTLKWYIDATRGKMSVFDVPLHYNFHAASKSGGNYDMRRILDGTLMQQRPTLAVTFVENHDSQPLQALESVVESWFKPLAYAIILLRREGYPCVFYADYYGAEYEDRGYKIFLTSHRWLIDKFLYARKNFAYGPQYDYFDHWNTIGWTRLGDENHPQALAVIMSDGAEGSKWMEVGKPNTKFIDLTEHIQEPVYTNHSGWGEFRCKGGSVSVWIQA from the coding sequence ATGGCAGAGCTAAACGGCGCAATGATGCAATACTTCCACTGGTATGTCCCTAATGATGGCAGCTTGTGGAGCAAGGTTGATAGTGCAGCAAAAGAATTAGCCGATGCGGGTTTCACAGCTTTATGGCTACCGCCAGCTTACAAAGGATTTGCTGGGGCTTATGATGTGGGATATGGCGTTTATGATCTATTTGATTTGGGTGAATTCGATCAAAAAAGTTCAATTCGTACTAAGTACGGTACACGTCAGCAGTATCTCGATGCAATTAAGACCCTCAAAGCCAGAGGAATTCAGGTTTATGGCGATGCGGTGCTCAATCACAAGATGGGTGGTGACAGAGTGGAAACACCAAAAGCTACACCTTATGCACAAAGCGATCGCCTTAATCCTAAAGGCTGGTTACAAGAAATCAAATCCTACACACACTATCATTTTCCTGGGCGACAGGGCAAATATTCCAATTTTGAATGGCATTGGTGGCACTTTGACGCGGTTGATTATAACGAATATAACAGCGGCGATGGCAGTACAGTCTATCTATTAGAAGGTAAAAGCTTTGATGACTACGTAGCTTTAGAAAATGGCAACTTTGCTTATCTGATGGGTTGCGATTTAGATTTTCAAAATGAATGGGTGCGTGGTGAAATCACTTACTGGGGTAAATGGTATCTTGACACCACAAATGTTGATGGCTTTCGGATTGACGCTATCAAGCATATCTCTGCTTGGTTCTTTCCTCAATGGCTGGATGATTTAGAAAACTATGCGGGTAAAGATTTGTTTGCAGTAGGTGAGTATTGGTATAACGATGTCAATACTTTGAAGTGGTATATTGACGCTACTCGTGGCAAGATGTCGGTATTTGATGTACCACTACACTATAATTTCCATGCTGCTAGCAAATCGGGTGGTAATTATGACATGCGCCGGATACTAGATGGAACGCTCATGCAGCAGCGTCCTACCTTGGCGGTGACATTTGTCGAAAATCATGATTCTCAACCGTTACAGGCGCTAGAGTCGGTGGTTGAGTCTTGGTTTAAGCCCTTAGCTTACGCGATTATTCTCCTCAGAAGGGAAGGTTATCCCTGCGTATTTTATGCAGATTACTACGGCGCAGAATACGAAGATAGAGGATATAAGATTTTTCTCACCTCTCACCGTTGGCTGATTGATAAGTTTCTCTACGCCCGCAAAAACTTTGCTTACGGCCCGCAATATGATTACTTCGATCACTGGAACACCATCGGTTGGACAAGATTAGGAGATGAAAATCATCCCCAAGCTTTGGCGGTGATTATGAGTGATGGTGCCGAAGGTTCTAAATGGATGGAAGTTGGTAAACCCAATACCAAATTTATCGACTTGACAGAACACATTCAAGAACCTGTTTATACTAACCATTCAGGTTGGGGTGAATTCCGCTGCAAAGGTGGTTCTGTATCTGTGTGGATTCAAGCTTAG
- the speB gene encoding agmatinase SpeB translates to MSNQELEFNPSGVGEINGNILGLPFDYESANLIVFGVPWEVTVSYGAGTANGPQRILDASTQLDLFDFDHPHGWKQGIFMPKIPQDILEKNTYYRGLAATIIERLSQGKTLTDEPDLTPVLTEINQACQQVNQWLFTQCQEAITNGKRVAVIGGDHSSPLGYFQALAAKYPNYGILHIDAHADLRDAFEGFEFSHASIMFHAMKIPQISKLVQVGLRDICHDEVELIDESHGRIVAYYDPAIKQRLYSGSTWINLCREIISHLPEYVYISFDADGLDPKLCPNTGTPVPGGLELEQTFCLFRELINSDRKIIGFDVCEVGDAEWDGNVGARIVYKLANLMDLSQLR, encoded by the coding sequence ATGAGTAATCAAGAATTGGAATTTAATCCCAGTGGGGTAGGTGAAATCAATGGTAATATTTTGGGTTTACCATTTGACTATGAATCGGCAAATCTGATTGTGTTTGGTGTTCCGTGGGAAGTTACTGTATCCTATGGGGCAGGTACTGCTAACGGCCCGCAGCGAATTTTGGATGCGTCAACGCAACTGGATTTATTCGATTTTGACCACCCTCATGGATGGAAACAGGGAATTTTCATGCCGAAAATTCCTCAAGATATTTTAGAAAAAAACACTTACTATCGCGGTTTAGCAGCAACAATTATCGAGCGTTTATCCCAGGGTAAAACACTCACAGATGAACCAGATTTAACACCAGTGTTGACAGAAATTAATCAAGCTTGTCAACAAGTGAATCAATGGCTGTTTACCCAGTGTCAAGAAGCAATTACAAATGGTAAGCGAGTAGCTGTCATCGGTGGCGACCATAGTTCACCGCTGGGCTATTTTCAAGCATTAGCTGCTAAATACCCAAATTACGGTATCTTGCACATTGATGCACATGCTGATTTACGGGATGCTTTTGAGGGCTTTGAATTTTCTCATGCGTCCATTATGTTTCATGCGATGAAAATCCCGCAAATTTCTAAGTTAGTGCAGGTGGGTTTGCGCGATATTTGTCATGATGAAGTGGAATTAATCGATGAATCCCACGGACGAATTGTCGCTTATTATGACCCAGCAATTAAACAAAGATTGTATTCTGGCAGTACTTGGATTAATTTATGTCGAGAAATTATTAGTCATTTGCCTGAGTATGTTTACATTAGCTTTGATGCTGATGGTTTAGATCCAAAACTGTGTCCGAATACCGGTACTCCTGTTCCTGGGGGATTAGAATTAGAACAAACTTTTTGTCTATTTCGAGAATTGATTAATAGCGATCGCAAAATTATCGGTTTTGATGTCTGCGAAGTTGGTGATGCTGAGTGGGATGGGAATGTCGGGGCGCGGATAGTTTATAAGTTGGCAAATCTCATGGATTTATCTCAGCTACGGTAG
- the psbA gene encoding photosystem II q(b) protein encodes MTATLQQRQSANVWDKFANWITSTENRIYVGWFGVLMIPTLLAATVCFAIAFIAAPPVDIDGIREPVAGSLIYGNNIISGAVVPSSNAIGLHFYPIWEAASLDEWLYNGGPYQLVVFHFLIGVFCYLGREWELSYRLGMRPWICVAFSAPVAAATAVFLIYPIGQGSFSDGMPLGISGTFNFMIVFQAEHNILMHPFHMLGVAGVFGGSLFSAMHGSLVTSSLVRETTETESQNYGYKFGQEEETYNIVAAHGYFGRLIFQYASFNNSRSLHFLLAAWPVVGIWFTALGVSTMAFNLNGFNFNQSVIDSQGRVINTWADVINRANLGMEVMHERNAHNFPLDLASAEAAPVAISAPAING; translated from the coding sequence ATGACAGCCACCTTACAACAGCGCCAAAGCGCCAACGTCTGGGACAAGTTCGCCAACTGGATCACCAGCACCGAAAACCGTATTTATGTAGGTTGGTTCGGCGTATTAATGATCCCCACCTTGCTAGCTGCTACCGTCTGCTTCGCCATCGCCTTCATCGCCGCACCTCCTGTAGATATCGACGGTATCCGCGAACCAGTAGCAGGTTCATTGATTTACGGAAACAACATCATCTCTGGTGCAGTTGTTCCCTCCTCCAACGCTATCGGTTTACACTTCTACCCAATATGGGAAGCAGCATCCTTGGATGAGTGGTTGTACAACGGCGGCCCTTACCAATTGGTAGTATTCCACTTCCTCATCGGCGTATTCTGCTACCTCGGTCGTGAGTGGGAATTGTCTTACCGCTTAGGAATGCGTCCTTGGATTTGCGTAGCATTCAGCGCACCTGTAGCAGCAGCTACCGCAGTATTCTTGATTTACCCCATCGGACAAGGTTCATTCTCTGATGGTATGCCTTTGGGTATCTCTGGAACATTCAACTTCATGATTGTGTTCCAAGCAGAGCACAACATCTTGATGCACCCCTTCCACATGTTAGGTGTAGCAGGTGTATTCGGCGGTTCATTGTTCTCCGCAATGCACGGTTCGTTGGTAACATCTTCCTTAGTTCGTGAAACCACCGAAACCGAATCTCAAAACTACGGTTATAAGTTCGGTCAAGAAGAAGAAACCTACAACATCGTAGCTGCTCACGGTTACTTCGGTCGCTTAATATTCCAATACGCTTCTTTCAACAACAGCCGCTCATTGCACTTCTTGCTAGCAGCATGGCCTGTAGTCGGAATCTGGTTCACAGCATTGGGTGTAAGCACAATGGCGTTCAACTTGAACGGTTTCAACTTCAACCAATCTGTAATTGATTCTCAAGGTCGCGTCATCAACACCTGGGCTGACGTGATCAACCGCGCCAACTTGGGTATGGAAGTAATGCACGAGCGTAACGCTCACAACTTCCCTCTAGATTTAGCTTCCGCTGAAGCTGCTCCTGTTGCTATCAGCGCTCCTGCTATCAACGGTTAG
- the lpxD gene encoding UDP-3-O-(3-hydroxymyristoyl)glucosamine N-acyltransferase, whose product MKFSEILSQFGDTVTAHSLTDQNHDPEITGVAAIEEATIGTLSYVEGGKFAAWVEKTKASALILPQDQKLQMQAQAQNIAWLATAEPRLLFAKAIALFYQPYQPQAEIHPTAVIHPTAKIGSDVYVGPYVVIQSGVEIGNGAIIHPHVVIYPDTKIGDRTTLHANCTIHERTRIGADCVIHSGAVIGAEGFGFVPTRTGWVKMEQSGCTVLEDRVEVGCNTAIDRPAVGETRVGHDTKIDNLVQIGHGCQIGAGCAIAGQAGMAGGVRIGNRVTLAGQTGIANQVKIGDGAIVSAQAGVHNDVAPKEIVSGSPAIPYKLYLKVAAVYSRLPEIYKILKQLQRQEQNK is encoded by the coding sequence ATGAAATTTAGCGAAATCCTGAGCCAATTTGGTGACACCGTTACTGCTCATAGCCTGACTGATCAAAACCATGACCCAGAGATTACAGGAGTAGCAGCGATTGAGGAAGCGACAATTGGGACTCTCAGCTATGTAGAAGGGGGAAAATTTGCGGCTTGGGTAGAGAAGACAAAAGCGAGTGCTTTAATTTTGCCTCAAGATCAAAAATTACAGATGCAAGCGCAGGCGCAAAATATCGCTTGGTTAGCGACAGCAGAACCGCGATTGTTATTTGCCAAAGCGATCGCTCTTTTTTATCAACCATACCAGCCCCAAGCAGAAATTCATCCTACCGCCGTGATTCACCCCACAGCCAAAATTGGTAGTGATGTTTATGTTGGGCCTTATGTCGTGATCCAGTCGGGGGTGGAAATTGGCAATGGTGCGATTATTCATCCCCACGTGGTGATTTATCCAGATACGAAAATTGGCGATCGCACCACCTTACACGCCAACTGTACCATCCATGAACGCACCCGCATCGGTGCAGATTGCGTCATTCACAGTGGTGCTGTCATCGGTGCAGAAGGCTTTGGTTTTGTGCCCACCCGCACTGGTTGGGTGAAAATGGAGCAATCAGGCTGTACAGTTTTAGAAGATCGCGTAGAAGTTGGTTGTAATACTGCTATTGACCGCCCCGCCGTTGGTGAAACCAGGGTAGGTCATGATACAAAAATTGATAACTTAGTACAAATTGGTCATGGTTGCCAAATTGGCGCAGGTTGTGCGATCGCTGGTCAAGCCGGGATGGCTGGTGGCGTTAGAATTGGGAATCGAGTTACTTTAGCAGGACAAACCGGAATCGCTAATCAAGTGAAAATTGGTGATGGGGCGATCGTCTCCGCCCAAGCTGGAGTTCACAACGATGTCGCCCCAAAGGAGATCGTCTCTGGTAGTCCCGCTATTCCCTACAAACTGTATTTAAAAGTTGCTGCCGTTTACAGTCGTCTCCCAGAAATATATAAAATTCTCAAGCAATTGCAACGGCAAGAACAAAATAAATGA
- a CDS encoding tetratricopeptide repeat protein codes for MDKLTGLSLVESATTHATQSAEISEQIGDVKLKATTLNNMALQFAHQGDIAKAIALWEQSLEIQQQIGDVQGKAATLSNMAGVIAQQGDITRAIALWEEVVSTLAQIRAYGDLVTVLSNLDAADESNSLVYLAQAMWLTLRIQAPLANTIYLIRALYNGMPQGDELQAVLGATAMFFCKYRGEGHPQLEELQEFSVKIVSDAANAQGIETQEAFDNWVVQQRLNDPEYFLPRLNQRLEEIVGDGWLFDPSQVVGG; via the coding sequence GTGGACAAGCTAACTGGCCTCAGCCTAGTCGAGTCTGCTACCACCCACGCCACACAGTCAGCGGAAATATCCGAGCAGATTGGCGATGTCAAACTTAAAGCCACTACCCTCAACAACATGGCACTGCAATTCGCCCACCAAGGGGACATCGCAAAAGCGATCGCACTCTGGGAGCAATCCTTGGAAATCCAACAGCAGATAGGCGATGTCCAAGGTAAAGCCGCCACCCTCAGCAACATGGCAGGGGTAATCGCCCAACAAGGGGACATCACTAGAGCGATCGCACTCTGGGAGGAAGTTGTGTCCACACTTGCACAAATACGTGCATACGGTGATTTAGTGACGGTTCTGAGTAATTTAGATGCAGCAGATGAAAGCAACAGTTTGGTTTACTTAGCTCAAGCAATGTGGCTGACACTGAGAATTCAAGCCCCCTTAGCAAATACCATTTATCTAATCCGTGCTTTATATAATGGAATGCCTCAAGGTGATGAGTTACAAGCTGTGCTAGGTGCAACGGCAATGTTCTTTTGCAAATACCGAGGTGAAGGTCATCCCCAGTTAGAGGAACTCCAAGAGTTTAGTGTCAAAATTGTATCAGATGCAGCGAATGCCCAAGGAATTGAGACGCAGGAAGCGTTTGATAATTGGGTTGTCCAGCAACGGCTAAATGATCCAGAATATTTCCTCCCGCGACTCAACCAACGCCTAGAGGAGATAGTCGGCGATGGGTGGTTGTTTGACCCCAGTCAGGTTGTGGGGGGATGA
- the metK gene encoding methionine adenosyltransferase — protein MKKDFMFTSESVTEGHPDKLCDQISDAIVDRFLQQDQYARVITECAVSTGIVFIAARFEPNANVDFTNIARQVIEQVGYEQSEFNGKTCSILTSLRELSPEPHRLFKEANLTNAEIEQITVNNQATVFGFACNQTSAFMPLPIWLAHKLARQISHVRRHNILPYLTPDGKTQVGVEYRNRRPHRIHSITVIASQNKPSKPDLKQLQHDIKENVIYPIFADEDIKPDAQTRIFINPDGAFIKGGPAVHAGLTGRKNAIDTYGEYSKHSGSALSGKDPIRIDRIGAYAARYAAKNIVAAQLADECEVQLSYSIGLSRPVSIQVETFGTGKISDEEITAILDKHFDFRLAGIIKQFNLRNLPSQTEGGFYRKLAAYGHVGRMDLELPWEKIDKIDVFPHS, from the coding sequence ATGAAAAAAGACTTCATGTTCACCTCCGAGTCAGTCACAGAAGGGCATCCAGATAAACTCTGCGATCAAATTAGTGATGCGATCGTTGATCGTTTCTTACAACAAGACCAATACGCCAGAGTCATCACCGAATGTGCCGTATCCACAGGCATTGTTTTCATCGCCGCTAGATTTGAACCCAATGCCAACGTAGATTTTACCAATATAGCTAGACAAGTAATTGAGCAAGTTGGTTATGAACAATCAGAATTTAATGGCAAAACCTGTAGTATTTTAACAAGTTTAAGAGAACTATCCCCCGAACCACACCGCTTATTTAAAGAAGCAAATTTAACTAACGCAGAAATAGAACAAATCACAGTTAATAACCAAGCCACAGTCTTCGGTTTCGCCTGTAATCAAACATCTGCATTTATGCCCTTACCCATCTGGTTAGCACATAAACTTGCCAGACAAATTAGCCACGTCAGACGCCATAATATCCTCCCATATCTCACCCCCGATGGCAAAACTCAAGTAGGAGTTGAATATCGAAATCGCCGACCCCATCGCATTCATAGCATCACAGTTATTGCTAGTCAAAATAAACCATCAAAACCAGATTTAAAACAATTACAACACGACATAAAAGAAAATGTAATTTATCCCATCTTTGCAGATGAAGATATTAAACCCGACGCACAAACCAGAATATTTATCAATCCCGACGGTGCATTTATTAAAGGAGGGCCAGCCGTCCACGCTGGTTTAACAGGGAGAAAAAATGCCATAGATACCTACGGCGAATATTCTAAACATAGCGGTTCTGCTTTAAGCGGCAAAGACCCCATTAGAATAGATAGAATCGGAGCATACGCCGCCCGTTATGCAGCTAAAAATATCGTAGCCGCCCAGTTAGCTGATGAATGTGAAGTGCAGCTAAGTTACTCCATCGGGCTTTCTCGACCAGTGAGTATCCAGGTAGAAACTTTCGGAACAGGCAAAATTTCTGACGAAGAAATCACTGCCATTTTAGACAAACATTTCGATTTCCGCCTAGCAGGAATTATCAAACAGTTCAATTTAAGAAATTTACCTTCCCAAACTGAAGGTGGATTTTACAGAAAACTTGCCGCCTACGGTCATGTAGGTAGAATGGATCTAGAACTTCCTTGGGAAAAAATCGATAAAATTGATGTTTTTCCCCACTCATAA
- a CDS encoding type II toxin-antitoxin system VapC family toxin codes for MRAVFADTGPLYAAIDVDDQYHERAQAELQRINTENLTILVPFPVYLETYNLLLHRLGTQQAISFARQCIPAVDFVNPSQEQYIAAVEKAARFPDQRITLCDAITAILSEEMKLPVWTYDYHFDLMLVQVWR; via the coding sequence TTGAGAGCCGTATTTGCTGACACTGGGCCTTTGTACGCTGCCATAGATGTAGACGACCAATATCATGAGCGAGCGCAAGCTGAATTACAACGTATTAATACAGAAAATTTAACAATCCTAGTTCCCTTTCCTGTTTACCTGGAAACATATAATCTTCTGCTACATCGTCTCGGAACTCAACAAGCAATTAGCTTTGCTAGACAATGTATCCCAGCAGTTGATTTTGTGAATCCTTCACAGGAACAATATATAGCAGCAGTGGAAAAAGCTGCACGTTTTCCAGATCAACGAATTACCCTCTGCGATGCTATCACTGCCATTTTGTCAGAGGAAATGAAGCTACCAGTGTGGACGTATGACTATCATTTCGACTTGATGCTGGTTCAAGTCTGGCGATAA
- a CDS encoding tetratricopeptide repeat protein, translated as MTENQLDQAIQKYTIALETLEKAVKEVHSSKLSSEQILHTLIARHEVQVAMDRLHPSNTKNLVNHLNKLDNRLRKQFKTINYSTDLTKWRTYLNPSTESWWWFLDSLTVPWSERYDWLWSFLSLVFLVASVSLGVDVSSQFLSSGPDFVGTLAVIVQSILTLLAGGGALTKNGKDAIERILSSWKLPKHWWHEVSFLMSLLLFLCLLSFHQLGLPLIANKYNFFAEQAYSRGQLASAENNFIRALQLNPDYPEAHFNLGRVYEVLQQDERASAEYQLAVKGEYYKAYHRLARLYILKASKDTDNYSRAVALLTEGTSKEVADDKETTYYNRTYMGWARLGQKRYSEAQPLLKEANDINGKLTSQQALAHCLLAQVLDEQKKNPEQANQMWELCVGKGNQTKPDEDMWIGVARQRLQKMEEK; from the coding sequence ATGACTGAAAATCAGTTAGATCAGGCTATTCAGAAATATACTATTGCCCTGGAAACACTCGAAAAGGCGGTCAAAGAAGTTCATTCATCAAAACTCTCATCAGAGCAAATTTTACATACTCTCATTGCTCGCCATGAAGTTCAAGTGGCAATGGATAGGTTGCATCCATCTAACACTAAAAATCTCGTTAATCATCTCAATAAATTAGATAACCGCTTAAGAAAACAGTTTAAAACAATTAATTACTCTACTGACTTAACTAAGTGGCGAACTTATTTAAATCCATCAACAGAATCTTGGTGGTGGTTCCTTGATTCCCTAACTGTACCTTGGTCAGAGCGTTATGATTGGCTGTGGAGTTTTTTGTCTTTAGTGTTTTTAGTCGCCTCCGTCAGCCTTGGTGTCGATGTTTCCTCTCAATTTTTAAGCAGTGGGCCAGATTTTGTGGGCACTTTGGCGGTAATTGTGCAAAGTATTTTAACTCTGCTAGCTGGTGGTGGTGCGTTAACTAAAAATGGTAAAGATGCGATTGAGCGCATTTTATCTAGCTGGAAACTGCCTAAACATTGGTGGCATGAAGTGAGTTTTTTAATGTCATTATTGCTATTTTTATGCTTACTCAGCTTTCATCAACTTGGTCTGCCATTAATTGCTAATAAATATAACTTTTTTGCTGAACAAGCTTATAGTCGTGGGCAATTAGCCAGCGCTGAAAATAACTTTATTCGTGCATTGCAACTAAACCCTGACTATCCGGAAGCTCACTTTAACCTAGGAAGAGTTTATGAAGTATTACAACAAGATGAGCGCGCTAGTGCTGAATATCAATTAGCTGTGAAAGGAGAATATTACAAGGCTTATCATCGATTAGCTCGCTTGTATATTCTCAAGGCTAGCAAAGATACAGATAATTATTCTCGGGCTGTGGCGTTACTCACTGAGGGTACGTCGAAGGAAGTAGCAGACGATAAGGAGACGACTTACTATAACCGCACATATATGGGTTGGGCAAGACTGGGGCAAAAACGCTATTCAGAAGCACAACCTTTATTGAAAGAAGCTAATGATATCAACGGCAAACTGACGAGTCAACAAGCGCTGGCTCATTGCTTACTGGCGCAGGTATTAGATGAACAGAAAAAAAACCCAGAGCAAGCAAATCAAATGTGGGAACTTTGTGTAGGTAAAGGCAATCAAACAAAGCCAGATGAGGATATGTGGATTGGTGTAGCGCGTCAACGTTTGCAGAAAATGGAAGAAAAGTAA